The Caloranaerobacter sp. TR13 genomic sequence CCAATTTCGGAATACAGGTCTCAAAGTAGAGGTGGAAAAGGAATAAAAACATATAATGTAAAGAAAAGAACAGGAAATATTATTGGAGCAAAAGTTGTTAGTATCAATGATGAGGTAATGCTAATTAGTGTATCAGGTACAATAATAAGATTGAAGGTATCAGATATATCACAAATGGGAAGAAGTACTCAAGGTGTAACTTTAATGAGAATATCTGAAAATGATAGGGTTGTATCTATTGCCAAAGTGGCAGCAGAAGACAATGATGAAGAATAAAGCGTGCGTAATGCACGCTTTATTTGTTAATCACAGAAAAGAGAATGTCGAACGAAATAAAAAGACTAGTACTTTAAGAATACAAAAAATTATAATATACTATAATTATACAGGTTTATGGACAAGTATTAGAGATTAAGGAGGGATATTATGGGTCTAGATGTGAAAAAGGAATTCAGCTCAACTGAAAATGCATGGATTCTTAAACCAATAGGAGAGGTAGATATATATACATCACCATATTTTAAAAATATTTTACTTGAAATAATTAATGAAAAAAATGCAGATGTTATATTAGACGGCGAAGAGTTAATTTATATGGATAGCACAGGCTTAGGTGTATTAATTAGTGGGTTAAAGAAACTTAGAGAAAAAGGCAAAAATATAATTTTGACTAATATCAGACCAAATATTAGTAAATTATTTGATATAACTGGATTAAATAAAGTATTTATTATTAAGGAGTGAGGCTTATGATAGAATCTATTAATCAAAATAAAGAGGATATAATTAGCCTTACAATACCAGCAAAAGCTGAGTATGTTAGTGTAGTTAGATTAACTTCTTCAGCAATAGCAAGTAGAATAGGGTTTGATATTGAAGAAATAGATGATATTAAAGTAGCTATAGCAGAGGCTTGCACAATGATTATCAAAAATGGTCAAAAGCAAAATATAGATATTAAATTTGAAATAATGGAAGATAGGTTAATTATAAGTATACAAGCTAAGCAGTTTGTATGCCAAGAAAGAAATGAAGAAGTTTCTGATATCAGTGATAATACAAGTTTAAGTATCTTGATAATTGAATCTCTTATGGATGAAGTTAAATGCGATAATTGTGATGGAATAGTTTACTTAAATATGATAAAGAAATTAGAGGTGGATATCTAATGAATGTATCTAAAAAATATTCAGATGATACCCCTAATAAATATAAAAA encodes the following:
- a CDS encoding ATP-binding protein — translated: MIESINQNKEDIISLTIPAKAEYVSVVRLTSSAIASRIGFDIEEIDDIKVAIAEACTMIIKNGQKQNIDIKFEIMEDRLIISIQAKQFVCQERNEEVSDISDNTSLSILIIESLMDEVKCDNCDGIVYLNMIKKLEVDI
- a CDS encoding STAS domain-containing protein; this translates as MGLDVKKEFSSTENAWILKPIGEVDIYTSPYFKNILLEIINEKNADVILDGEELIYMDSTGLGVLISGLKKLREKGKNIILTNIRPNISKLFDITGLNKVFIIKE